In Feifania hominis, the following are encoded in one genomic region:
- a CDS encoding ATP-binding cassette domain-containing protein: protein MNGIEIRGVSKSFAGLRALDDITLTLGEGMIYGLLGRNGAGKSTLLNLITNRLFPDEGEIFINGEPAAENDRAQSLVYLMGEKDYYPDAMRVRDVFRWTGNFYGGFDLERAGEFCELFGLDQTKKIQQLSTGYRSIYKIITALCVDVPYVLLDEPVLGLDANHRELFYKLLIEQYAAEPRTFVLSTHLIEEIAALIEQIVVIKNGRIIRDESCESLLASGYTVAGKAGDVDRFIEGKNVIGTDTLGGLKTAYLLGRPNRDEVPQGIELSRIDLQKLFIELTNEQGAKK, encoded by the coding sequence ATGAACGGAATTGAAATCAGAGGCGTTAGCAAGAGCTTCGCCGGTTTACGGGCGCTCGATGATATCACGCTGACACTTGGGGAGGGGATGATCTACGGTCTGCTCGGCCGCAACGGCGCGGGAAAATCCACTCTGCTTAATCTCATTACAAACCGTCTTTTCCCAGATGAGGGCGAAATTTTCATCAACGGCGAGCCGGCTGCGGAAAACGATCGCGCCCAGAGCCTTGTCTATCTGATGGGGGAGAAAGACTACTATCCCGATGCCATGCGCGTACGGGATGTCTTTCGCTGGACGGGAAACTTTTACGGCGGTTTTGATCTGGAGCGTGCAGGCGAGTTCTGCGAGCTCTTCGGTCTGGATCAGACGAAGAAAATTCAGCAGCTCTCCACCGGCTACCGCTCAATCTACAAAATAATAACTGCGCTATGCGTCGATGTGCCGTATGTGCTGCTTGATGAACCGGTGCTCGGGTTGGACGCCAACCACCGGGAGCTCTTCTACAAACTGCTTATTGAGCAGTATGCAGCCGAGCCGAGAACTTTTGTTCTCTCAACCCACCTCATTGAGGAGATCGCAGCGCTCATCGAACAGATCGTTGTCATCAAGAACGGGCGAATCATCCGGGACGAATCCTGTGAAAGTCTGCTCGCATCCGGCTATACCGTAGCGGGAAAGGCCGGTGACGTCGACCGTTTCATTGAGGGAAAGAACGTCATCGGCACCGATACACTTGGGGGCCTTAAGACTGCCTATCTGCTGGGGCGACCGAACAGGGACGAGGTACCACAGGGAATTGAACTCTCACGGATTGATCTACAGAAGCTCTTCATTGAGCTGACCAACGAACAGGGGGCAAAGAAATGA
- a CDS encoding HAD-IIB family hydrolase — protein MYQGAVFLDADGTMLDETCGICSPTAKTLEAIAALRARGYLVALATGRAKCYIPEGLLCFESYITTNGAHAEVAGVSIWDDTIAPDALDRLLAFLEGAGINYIIESQQICFVKDPNETYYRRMAQLFRLDTSKFLPLEDPHAIAVNKLMITYDSPQKLERFHREFDDLYEITDQPGNYSCDVGKRGINKGVAIEKLLAHYGIDRRCTYAFGDADNDYDMLRTVGTGVMMARHSKRLEQVCSLVTDSVRDEGVWRGLVRLGLI, from the coding sequence ATGTACCAGGGCGCAGTATTTTTGGATGCCGACGGCACCATGCTCGATGAGACCTGCGGAATCTGTTCCCCCACAGCCAAGACGCTCGAGGCGATCGCAGCGCTTCGCGCGCGCGGCTATCTGGTGGCGCTTGCCACCGGGCGGGCCAAGTGTTATATCCCTGAGGGGCTGCTTTGCTTTGAGAGCTACATCACCACCAACGGCGCGCACGCCGAGGTGGCGGGCGTCTCCATCTGGGATGACACCATCGCCCCCGATGCCCTTGATCGGCTTCTCGCCTTTCTTGAGGGCGCCGGCATCAACTACATCATCGAAAGCCAGCAGATCTGCTTTGTCAAGGACCCGAACGAAACCTATTACCGTCGTATGGCGCAGCTTTTTCGGCTTGATACATCGAAGTTTTTGCCGCTTGAAGACCCCCACGCCATCGCTGTAAACAAACTGATGATCACCTATGACAGCCCTCAAAAGCTCGAACGCTTTCACCGGGAATTCGACGATCTCTATGAGATCACCGACCAGCCGGGAAACTACTCCTGCGACGTGGGAAAGCGCGGAATCAACAAGGGTGTTGCCATCGAAAAACTGCTCGCCCACTACGGCATCGACAGGCGCTGCACCTACGCTTTCGGCGACGCCGACAACGACTATGACATGCTTCGTACCGTCGGCACGGGAGTGATGATGGCGCGCCACTCCAAGCGTCTTGAGCAGGTCTGCTCCCTTGTCACCGACTCGGTGCGTGATGAGGGGGTCTGGCGCGGTCTCGTGCGCCTGGGGCTCATCTGA
- a CDS encoding TVP38/TMEM64 family protein: protein MEKTRKNKWINLCTIAGFIVVIAFCIYAVKMGLFTSEAALEQFVARCGIWGPVIFILIQLVQVVVPIIPGGITLAAGVFIFGGLQGFLYNYAGILIGSTLSFLLARRYGSAFIQSIVSHQTYEKYIGWLDRKKTFTRLFTVAILLPGAPDDLLCMIAGLSKMTFRKFMLILTLAKPPSILLYSVGVSTISEWILR from the coding sequence TTGGAGAAGACACGCAAAAACAAGTGGATCAATCTCTGTACCATTGCCGGATTTATCGTTGTCATCGCTTTCTGCATCTATGCCGTAAAGATGGGGCTGTTCACCTCTGAGGCAGCTCTCGAACAGTTTGTGGCCAGGTGCGGCATCTGGGGACCGGTAATCTTTATTCTCATCCAGCTCGTGCAGGTCGTGGTTCCGATCATCCCCGGCGGAATCACTCTCGCGGCCGGTGTGTTCATCTTCGGTGGGCTGCAGGGCTTTCTCTACAACTATGCCGGTATTCTCATCGGCTCTACACTGAGCTTTCTTCTCGCCAGGCGCTATGGCTCGGCTTTTATTCAAAGTATTGTCAGCCACCAGACCTACGAAAAATACATTGGCTGGCTCGACCGCAAAAAGACCTTTACGCGCCTTTTCACCGTTGCCATTCTCCTGCCCGGCGCGCCGGACGATCTGCTGTGTATGATCGCCGGCCTCTCCAAGATGACCTTTCGAAAATTCATGCTGATACTGACGCTCGCAAAGCCCCCCTCCATTCTTCTTTACAGCGTTGGTGTCTCCACCATCAGCGAGTGGATTCTGCGCTGA
- a CDS encoding tyrosine-type recombinase/integrase — translation MKKLQLTAEKIASYGQYLHREERSPGTIEKYQRDVNAFARWLGDRDITKELAAGWKAYLLEQGYAPVTINAMLSALNGLFGFLGWDAFRVKFLKIQRSLFRDSSRELTRVEYDRLIASAKELGRERLTLLMEAICATGIRVSEVRYITVEAARQGRAEISLKGKIRAILLSSKLCRKLLKYAQKQKIASGAIFRTKSGKEISRRQIWAELKGLCKHAGVIPTKVFPHNLRHLFATIFYRACKDIVRLADVLGHSSIETTRIYLVTSGVEHQRQLERLGLVS, via the coding sequence TTGAAGAAATTACAATTGACGGCTGAGAAAATCGCCTCTTACGGTCAGTATCTGCACAGGGAGGAACGCAGTCCGGGCACAATCGAAAAATATCAGCGAGATGTAAATGCCTTTGCCCGGTGGCTGGGTGACAGGGACATCACAAAGGAGCTGGCGGCAGGCTGGAAGGCGTATCTGTTGGAACAGGGCTATGCGCCTGTCACCATCAATGCCATGCTCTCGGCCCTGAACGGCTTATTCGGATTTCTTGGCTGGGATGCGTTCAGAGTGAAATTCTTGAAAATACAGCGCAGTCTGTTTCGAGACTCGAGCCGGGAATTGACCAGAGTGGAGTATGACCGCCTGATTGCCAGCGCTAAAGAATTGGGCCGGGAACGGTTGACACTGCTCATGGAAGCCATCTGCGCCACGGGTATCCGGGTTTCCGAGGTGCGGTATATCACGGTTGAAGCCGCCCGGCAAGGTAGAGCGGAGATCTCGTTGAAAGGTAAAATTCGGGCCATTCTGCTCTCGAGCAAACTGTGCCGCAAACTTCTGAAGTATGCCCAGAAACAAAAAATCGCCTCTGGCGCAATCTTTCGCACCAAAAGCGGAAAGGAGATCAGCCGCCGCCAAATCTGGGCGGAGCTGAAAGGGCTTTGCAAACATGCGGGAGTGATCCCCACAAAAGTATTCCCGCATAACCTGCGGCATCTGTTTGCCACAATCTTTTACAGGGCCTGCAAGGATATTGTGCGGCTGGCCGATGTGCTGGGGCATTCCAGCATCGAGACCACCCGTATTTACCTTGTGACCTCCGGTGTTGAACACCAGCGCCAACTGGAGCGGTTGGGATTGGTATCATAG
- a CDS encoding S-layer homology domain-containing protein — translation MRKKLFAGLFGICLLLGLLATAAFAAPQRAGTGLTADDPIAVEQENLVIRNDTYYGISKTWFASLNLDKADIRYFSIQIPNTVKTIAANGFTDAYSNEKDRYGAVTYNDDLGRYHVAAIDFSQATNLTTIKSQAAMSSPISGVLDLSQTRVTDLEKNAFKSCVNLTGVILPATLQNIGSKDSGSVFYGCTGLQYVRTADSDSDAVFELPDHLLVIGRQSFYQCSGLPANTTVEIPASVNYVGSEVFHYTTPVTTIVVKTDDANAYDGGAFKSTDHGLGKRLIVFQNSAARSTFSPSGLSSYRNACTYEFTLHYGTGPDAKTEPKLHGQAVNVCKAPDGDWFVDEEYTIPDAKGDDIPVGYVGGWVYNNALLTSKTVLKPDGDDLYLDIRNILQAPTVEFIVNGETIPASDTYPKLRVSPGAEIGVKVSHAIQSDPDADVKVKFEYQWIDVWQGGREGPRMEEDGFGRYNLWDKPDVTNTIRINGSEDERTSAGNYTDQDYGDGYYLVVIYGYAVPKTGGQWERFYQSANTVIGSDPGRTVNTAYLFDVTIAEPVTVTPADITIYTGGEGYTGVVNDAGQQVPSSNGLPEPGYYITLPKRINEQLGGDANAADLSKILKFTYQDGQGREREWKLELYGTDAHSSNVEGTDRQRYIYRVLPGIDETGQEIPLRLQFADYEGNVIVSDVFSPNVEEQYREYDMGIYPGDLETGRITAEIDLGGGQTVFSDIVSSTGKLVVRGLTDDNVTVEIVGDESGLSARGITAVAPDDIAYYVNGSNVEVADPSGVKLLIDEVLDDSVLTDYIEQNMTEHIPTGDYAYEQKYFDLVDTRNGNTYLTIGADQVLTIYWPIPNDFDDARPFYMVHFEALDRNYSHLDQELSAAPPKIISAELATVGATKYIKFETESFSPFVLVYGKKSGGSGETDPHYTLRYDTNGGQILKAETKRYSWTKEYEQLPVPVRNGHTFEGWYLDSKLTNLVREDVKVNRATVTLYAGWSKNMGDPDNNGVSSWLNTEDHNSYLNGYGNGTFRPNGNMTRAEAAQMFYNLLLDRDIPLTASFSDVTAGTWYTTAVNALASLGIVNGTGNNQFEPDRPITRAEFTVIAMRFADGVTGGENVFSDVSLDDWFYRHVIGSTQYGWITGYSDGTFRPDNTITRAEATAVVNRMLNRSADKIFVDRHSKELRPFVDLSQGHWGYYQIVEATNTHDYTRGDDGEVWVATK, via the coding sequence ATGAGAAAGAAATTGTTTGCCGGGCTGTTCGGTATTTGCCTGCTTTTGGGGCTGCTGGCCACAGCAGCTTTTGCCGCACCGCAGAGGGCAGGCACCGGCCTCACAGCCGACGATCCCATAGCGGTGGAGCAGGAGAATTTGGTAATCAGAAACGATACCTATTATGGTATTTCAAAGACATGGTTCGCCAGCTTAAATCTCGACAAGGCGGATATCCGCTATTTTTCTATCCAGATACCAAACACAGTGAAGACCATTGCGGCCAACGGCTTTACCGATGCATACAGCAATGAAAAGGATCGATACGGCGCCGTTACTTATAATGATGATCTGGGCAGATACCATGTGGCTGCCATTGATTTTTCTCAAGCTACAAACCTGACGACAATCAAGAGCCAGGCCGCCATGTCTTCCCCCATTTCCGGTGTGCTGGATCTGTCCCAGACCAGGGTGACTGACCTGGAGAAGAACGCATTCAAATCATGCGTCAATCTGACCGGGGTGATTTTGCCTGCTACTTTGCAGAATATTGGAAGCAAAGACAGCGGCTCCGTGTTTTACGGCTGTACCGGTCTGCAATATGTGCGCACCGCCGACAGCGACTCTGATGCGGTGTTTGAGCTGCCGGATCATTTGCTGGTAATTGGCAGACAGAGCTTTTACCAGTGCAGCGGCCTGCCCGCGAATACCACGGTGGAGATCCCTGCTTCGGTGAACTATGTGGGAAGCGAAGTGTTTCACTACACGACGCCGGTCACGACGATCGTGGTGAAAACCGACGATGCCAATGCCTATGATGGCGGGGCATTTAAAAGCACCGATCATGGCCTGGGGAAACGACTGATCGTGTTTCAAAATTCGGCCGCCCGAAGCACTTTTTCGCCAAGTGGTCTCAGTTCGTATCGAAACGCCTGCACATATGAATTCACCCTGCACTATGGAACGGGACCCGACGCTAAAACAGAGCCGAAACTGCACGGGCAGGCAGTAAATGTCTGCAAAGCGCCAGACGGAGACTGGTTCGTGGATGAAGAGTATACTATCCCGGATGCAAAGGGAGACGACATCCCCGTCGGATATGTCGGCGGTTGGGTCTATAACAATGCCCTATTGACATCAAAAACCGTATTGAAACCTGACGGTGACGATCTCTATCTGGACATTCGCAACATTCTGCAAGCCCCCACAGTGGAGTTCATTGTAAATGGAGAGACCATCCCGGCTTCGGATACGTATCCGAAATTGAGAGTATCCCCTGGAGCAGAGATCGGTGTCAAGGTCTCTCATGCGATCCAGAGCGACCCGGACGCCGATGTGAAAGTCAAATTTGAATACCAGTGGATCGATGTGTGGCAGGGCGGCAGAGAGGGACCACGCATGGAGGAGGACGGTTTCGGCAGGTATAATTTGTGGGATAAGCCAGACGTTACAAATACGATTCGGATTAACGGATCTGAGGATGAGAGGACTTCTGCCGGCAATTACACGGACCAGGACTACGGAGACGGGTACTATCTTGTGGTGATCTACGGCTATGCCGTACCAAAAACTGGCGGCCAGTGGGAACGATTTTATCAATCCGCCAATACGGTGATCGGTTCCGACCCGGGGCGGACGGTCAATACGGCCTATCTGTTCGATGTTACCATAGCGGAGCCCGTCACTGTCACCCCGGCTGATATCACCATCTACACTGGCGGAGAGGGTTACACTGGTGTGGTCAACGATGCCGGCCAGCAGGTCCCATCGTCAAACGGCCTGCCGGAGCCCGGCTACTATATCACGCTGCCAAAGCGTATCAACGAGCAGTTGGGCGGCGACGCCAATGCGGCAGATCTGTCTAAAATTTTAAAATTTACCTATCAGGATGGGCAGGGCAGAGAAAGAGAATGGAAGCTGGAACTCTATGGCACAGACGCTCACAGCAGCAATGTGGAGGGCACTGATCGACAGCGCTACATCTACCGGGTGTTGCCGGGTATAGACGAGACCGGGCAAGAGATTCCGCTCCGGCTGCAGTTTGCTGATTATGAGGGCAATGTCATTGTCAGCGATGTATTTTCTCCAAACGTAGAAGAGCAGTACCGGGAATACGACATGGGCATTTACCCAGGAGATCTGGAGACGGGAAGAATTACTGCCGAGATTGATCTTGGCGGCGGGCAGACTGTTTTCAGTGACATTGTCTCCAGCACTGGCAAACTGGTGGTGCGCGGCCTGACGGATGATAACGTCACAGTAGAAATTGTCGGCGATGAGAGCGGTCTTTCCGCCAGGGGGATAACCGCAGTGGCACCTGATGACATCGCCTACTATGTAAACGGAAGCAATGTGGAGGTGGCCGACCCCTCCGGTGTCAAATTGCTGATTGACGAGGTGCTGGACGACAGCGTACTGACCGACTACATCGAACAGAACATGACTGAACATATCCCGACTGGGGATTACGCCTACGAACAGAAGTATTTTGACCTGGTGGATACCAGAAACGGAAATACCTACCTGACCATAGGCGCTGACCAGGTACTGACGATTTACTGGCCAATCCCCAATGATTTTGATGACGCCAGACCGTTCTATATGGTCCATTTTGAGGCGCTGGATCGGAATTATAGTCACTTGGACCAGGAACTGTCTGCTGCTCCGCCAAAAATAATTTCCGCTGAACTCGCGACCGTGGGCGCAACGAAGTACATCAAGTTTGAAACGGAGTCTTTCTCTCCCTTTGTGCTGGTCTATGGGAAAAAATCCGGTGGCAGCGGTGAGACGGACCCCCATTATACCCTCCGCTACGACACAAACGGCGGTCAAATCCTCAAGGCCGAAACGAAGCGCTACTCATGGACAAAAGAATATGAGCAGTTGCCTGTTCCCGTCCGCAACGGTCACACTTTCGAGGGGTGGTATCTGGATAGCAAGCTGACCAATCTGGTACGGGAGGATGTCAAGGTCAACCGCGCCACGGTCACCCTTTACGCCGGGTGGAGTAAAAATATGGGAGATCCGGACAACAATGGTGTATCCAGCTGGTTGAACACCGAGGACCACAATTCGTATCTCAACGGATACGGAAACGGCACATTTCGCCCAAACGGCAATATGACCCGCGCTGAGGCTGCACAGATGTTCTACAATCTGCTGTTGGACAGGGATATTCCCCTTACAGCTTCCTTTTCCGACGTCACGGCCGGCACTTGGTACACTACGGCGGTCAATGCATTGGCGTCTCTGGGGATTGTCAATGGAACAGGAAACAATCAATTTGAACCAGACCGCCCCATTACTCGCGCTGAATTCACTGTGATTGCCATGCGCTTTGCCGATGGTGTGACTGGAGGGGAAAATGTTTTCTCTGACGTCAGTTTGGATGACTGGTTTTACAGACATGTGATCGGCTCGACTCAGTATGGCTGGATCACCGGTTATTCCGATGGCACTTTTCGCCCTGACAACACCATTACCCGTGCGGAGGCAACCGCAGTAGTCAACCGGATGCTGAACCGCAGCGCTGACAAAATATTTGTAGATCGCCACTCAAAAGAGCTGCGTCCGTTTGTGGATCTTTCCCAGGGTCACTGGGGCTATTACCAGATTGTAGAGGCCACAAACACACACGACTATACAAGAGGTGACGATGGGGAAGTCTGGGTTGCCACGAAATAA
- a CDS encoding spore coat associated protein CotJA yields the protein MTAKTTVFPPAGQTDLDCLPLGIAYAPYQKWRDIYDPAVALKRGTLFFELDLPFAGKGVLPS from the coding sequence TTGACGGCCAAAACAACTGTATTTCCCCCGGCGGGCCAGACCGATCTTGACTGCCTGCCGCTGGGAATTGCATACGCTCCGTATCAGAAGTGGCGGGACATCTACGATCCAGCTGTAGCGCTCAAGCGAGGTACACTCTTTTTTGAGCTCGATCTGCCGTTTGCCGGAAAGGGGGTTCTGCCGTCATGA
- a CDS encoding spore coat protein CotJB, giving the protein MTDKNTLLRQIDEVSFVLDEVRLFLDTHPNDPGALTKYQACRTVRTQAIATYENLYGPLRANGVQPNSCWSWIDGPWPWEV; this is encoded by the coding sequence ATGACTGACAAGAACACTCTTTTGCGGCAAATTGATGAAGTCAGCTTTGTGCTTGACGAGGTACGGCTGTTTCTCGACACTCACCCGAATGATCCCGGTGCTCTGACAAAATACCAGGCCTGCCGCACTGTGCGTACACAGGCAATTGCAACCTATGAGAATCTCTACGGCCCGCTGCGCGCAAATGGTGTGCAGCCAAATAGCTGTTGGAGCTGGATTGATGGGCCCTGGCCCTGGGAGGTGTAA
- a CDS encoding manganese catalase family protein, with product MWTYEKRLQYPVRILRPNPRLAKAIISQFGGPDGELSASMRYLSQRYSMPYNEVKGLLTDIGTEELAHMEIVCAIVHQLTKNLTPEQIKQQGFDDYYVDHTVGLWPTAAAGIPHNALTYASKGDAITDLTEDMAAEQKARTTYDNILRLTDDPDVADVIKFLRQREIVHHQRFGEGLRIVQDKLDSRNFYLTNPEFD from the coding sequence ATATGGACTTATGAGAAGAGACTTCAGTATCCGGTTCGGATTCTCCGGCCGAATCCACGCCTTGCAAAGGCGATCATCTCTCAGTTTGGTGGTCCGGACGGTGAGCTGTCCGCGTCGATGCGCTATCTCTCGCAGCGCTATTCTATGCCATACAACGAAGTAAAGGGACTTCTTACAGATATTGGTACGGAAGAACTTGCCCATATGGAGATTGTGTGTGCTATTGTTCACCAGTTGACCAAAAATCTGACACCAGAACAGATTAAGCAGCAGGGTTTTGACGACTACTATGTTGACCACACTGTCGGTCTCTGGCCGACTGCAGCGGCAGGAATTCCCCATAATGCTTTGACCTACGCTTCAAAGGGCGATGCCATCACTGATTTGACTGAGGATATGGCAGCCGAGCAGAAAGCGCGTACCACCTATGACAACATTCTGCGCCTGACTGATGACCCGGATGTTGCAGACGTGATCAAGTTCCTGCGCCAGCGGGAAATCGTTCACCATCAGCGCTTTGGCGAGGGACTGCGCATTGTGCAGGACAAACTGGATTCACGCAACTTCTATCTCACCAATCCCGAATTTGACTGA
- a CDS encoding response regulator translates to MNKPLILVVEDDRAIRNLITTTLEMQGYQYHTAGTGGASILEAVSHKPDIIILDLGLPDMDGVEIIKKIRSWSNVPIIVVSARSEDSDKISALDAGADDYLTKPFSVDELLARLRVALRRLRYDSAPNDADSVFQNGGLKIDYAAGCAYVDGREVHLTPIEYKLLCLLSKNVGKVLTHNFILKEIWGNALPDDTPSLRVFMATLRKKIEPVPSQPKYIQTHIGVGYRMLRFSDDTGEM, encoded by the coding sequence ATGAATAAGCCGCTGATTCTTGTCGTAGAAGACGACAGAGCAATCCGCAATCTCATCACCACAACGCTTGAGATGCAGGGCTACCAGTACCACACTGCCGGCACTGGCGGCGCCTCGATACTCGAGGCCGTCTCCCACAAGCCGGACATCATCATCCTCGACCTCGGTCTGCCCGATATGGATGGCGTCGAGATCATAAAAAAAATTCGCTCCTGGTCCAATGTGCCCATTATCGTAGTCAGTGCCCGCAGCGAGGACAGTGACAAAATCAGCGCGCTTGACGCAGGGGCCGACGACTATCTGACAAAGCCTTTCAGCGTGGACGAGCTGCTCGCGCGCCTGCGCGTGGCACTGCGCCGCCTGCGCTATGACAGTGCGCCGAACGATGCGGACAGTGTGTTTCAAAATGGCGGCCTGAAAATTGACTATGCCGCCGGATGTGCCTATGTCGACGGAAGAGAAGTGCATCTGACACCGATTGAGTACAAACTTCTGTGTCTGCTCTCAAAAAACGTCGGCAAGGTTCTAACGCACAATTTTATTTTAAAGGAAATTTGGGGCAATGCTCTGCCGGACGATACCCCGTCGCTGCGCGTCTTTATGGCCACACTGCGCAAAAAAATCGAGCCCGTTCCCTCCCAGCCGAAATACATCCAAACCCATATTGGTGTCGGCTATCGTATGTTGCGCTTCTCCGATGACACCGGTGAGATGTAA